CGAAGATGACGGTGTCCAGCCCGGCGTCGCGCAGGGCGAGCGCCGCGGGCAGCCATTCGGCGATGTAGCTGTCGTACCCGCCGAACACGACGATCGTGCCGCGCGGCCGGTCGGGGGTGAAGCGGTACGCCGTGAGCCGCGTCGCCCCGTACGGGACCTGGTGGCGGTCGGCGGCGGTGACGCCGTTGCCGGTCTCGGCGTTGTGCAGGAACCGCTGCCGGGCCGGGGCGTACCGCGGGTCGTCCGGGCGGAGGAAGAACTGTGTCGCGCGGGCGTAGTGGGCGGCGGGCAGATGACGGCCGGCGGACAGCGCGGTGTCGCTGAGTGCGAGCATCTCGCGCGTCCAGTCGGCGTAGTCGGCGATGCGGGGCGCCGCCGTCCGCATCTCCTTCAGCATCAGCTCCTCGTTCGCCCAGCCGTGGAACCGGTTGAGCTGGAAGTTGAGCGAGACGTTCGGGTGCAGCGGGTGGTACCCCACCGGGAACCGGCCGGTGATCTCCTGGTCGCCAGTCATCATCTGCATGCCTTTCGTACGCGGTGATCCCCCTGGCCCTTCTGTGGGTGATCCTCGCGGGCCGGGCCTGCCGGGGCGGAGGCTCCGGCACGCCAGGGGGGCGGCTCTGCCGCGCCAAGTCGTCCCGGCGGAACGTCGCCTACGGGACGAGGCTCAGGTGCCAGCGGTGGAGTGCGCCGCGCAGGGCACGGGTGTCGGCGAAGCCGAGCCGTGCCGCGACCGCCTTCCGGCTCAGCCCCTGGGCCGGCAGCGCGGCGGCACGGTCGCGGCGCACGCTGTCGACGAGGTCCCGCCAGGTGGTGCCCTCCTCCGCCAGACGGCGCTGCAGGCTCCGCGGGCTCAGCGCCAGCGCCCCGGCCACGCCGGGCAACGACAGGCCACCGCCGGCCGGCTGGGCGGCGATGACCTGCCGGAGCCTGTCCGCCCAGGGCGAGGGCGGCGACTGCCGGACCAGGACGATGCCTGCGCCGCGATCACGTCGGCCGCGTGCTGCCGCAGAACCGCCCCGAGCCGGGCATCGGCGTCGGGCAGCGGCAGCGACAGGTCGTCGGACGCGAGGGTCATGGCGGTGGTCCCGACACCGAAGTCGAGCCGCCGCGCCCCGAAGGGGTCCGCCAACTCCCGGTGCCGGGCGGGGGCGTTGGACATCAGTGCGACGTGCAGCGGACGGATCTCCCGCCCGGCCACGTACCGCGCCCGGAACAGCACGGCCGCGAGCGCGTACTGGCTGGCCATCGCGTCGACCGGCGAGCGTGGGCGCGTTCGCGACCAGGTAGTCCATCAGGCGCAGCCGCCCGAAGCGCCACTGACCGGCGGCCCTCACTCCGAGACAGGGATCGTCGGCCGCGCCCGGCCCCTGCCGCCACAGCCGGCTGAGGAACTCGGTCGGCACACGGACGTCCTCACCGTCCGGCACACGCCTCTCCAACCCCGCCCCGCCCCGGCCGGGACCGGCACCCGCCGGCCCGGCCCGCAGCAACCGGAACGCGGCCACGTGCGCGGTCGGCCCCGGGGCAAGGCGAGGCGTCCCGGCACACCGAGCGACGGAGGCGCCGGTGCGGGGCGCGGCGCGAGCCTCATGCATCACTCCGTCGTACGAGCGCAGCCGCGGCCTGCCAGGGCCGCCGGTGGTCTGCTCGAACCAGGGCGCCGTCGGCGGGTTCGCCCTCGGTCCCTTCGCCTGGCGTACCACCGTTTTCGGCGGATTCCCGGTCGGCTCAGCCGGCGGTATGGGCGGGGTAGTCGGTGTAGCCCTCGGCCTGGCCGGCGTAGTGGGTGTCCCGGTCGTCGGCGGCCAGCGGGTGGCCGTGCGTAAAGCGTTCGACCAGGTCGGGGTTGGCGATGAAGGGGGCGCCGAAGGAGACCGCGTCGACGACGCCGTGGGCGAGGATCTCGTTGCCGAGGGCCTGGGTGAAGCCGAGGTTGGCGATGATGCTGCCCTGGTAGTGGGCGCGGTAGCGGGAGAAGAGGGTGAGGCGTTCCTCGAGGGTGCCGGGGGCGCCCTGGAGGTGCAGATAGGCCAGGTCGTTGTCGTTGAGCCTCTTGAGGAGCTGGTCGTAGTCGGCGAGTGTCTCCTCGTCCGCGGTGAAGGCGGTGCCGCTCGTCCAGAGCGGGGACATCTTCACGCCGACGCGGTCGCTTCCCCACACGTCGCCGACGGCGTCGAGGACGTCGAGGAGGAAGCGGGCCCGCTTCTCGCTGCTGCCGCCGTAGGCGTCGGCGCGCCGGTTGAGGCGGGGGTTGAGGAACTGCGGGATCAGGTGAGAGACCTGGGCGTGGAGTTCCACGCCGTCGAAGCCGGCGCGGCGGGCGTTCTCGGCGGCGTGACGGTAGTCGGCGATGGTGCTCGCTATCTCGGCGGCGGTGAAGGCGCGCGGGGTGAGGGTGTCCTTCGGGCCGGAGGGGGTGAAGGACATCTCGCCGGGGTTGACGGCCGAGGGCCCGGCGGGCAGGCGGCCGCCGAGGTGGTCGGGGTGGGAGACCGCCCCGACGTGCCCGAGCTGGGAGACGATCCGCCCGCCCGCCTCGTGGACGGCTTCGGTGACCTTCGCCCAGCCGGCGGTCTGCGTGTCCGTGTAGATGCCGGGGACGTTGATGAAGCCGATCGCGTCGGGACTGACCCAGGTCCCCTCGGTGACGATCAGCCCCGCGCCCGCGCGCTGCGCGTAGTAGGTGGCATGCAGGTTGGTGGGGGT
The DNA window shown above is from Streptomyces sp. NBC_00670 and carries:
- a CDS encoding helix-turn-helix domain-containing protein; translated protein: MAGALALSPRSLQRRLAEEGTTWRDLVDSVRRDRAAALPAQGLSRKAVAARLGFADTRALRGALHRWHLSLVP
- a CDS encoding alkene reductase; translated protein: MTTQPLLQPVRLGALELPNSVVMAPMTRSRAHNAELTPTNLHATYYAQRAGAGLIVTEGTWVSPDAIGFINVPGIYTDTQTAGWAKVTEAVHEAGGRIVSQLGHVGAVSHPDHLGGRLPAGPSAVNPGEMSFTPSGPKDTLTPRAFTAAEIASTIADYRHAAENARRAGFDGVELHAQVSHLIPQFLNPRLNRRADAYGGSSEKRARFLLDVLDAVGDVWGSDRVGVKMSPLWTSGTAFTADEETLADYDQLLKRLNDNDLAYLHLQGAPGTLEERLTLFSRYRAHYQGSIIANLGFTQALGNEILAHGVVDAVSFGAPFIANPDLVERFTHGHPLAADDRDTHYAGQAEGYTDYPAHTAG
- a CDS encoding alpha/beta hydrolase; its protein translation is MQMMTGDQEITGRFPVGYHPLHPNVSLNFQLNRFHGWANEELMLKEMRTAAPRIADYADWTREMLALSDTALSAGRHLPAAHYARATQFFLRPDDPRYAPARQRFLHNAETGNGVTAADRHQVPYGATRLTAYRFTPDRPRGTIVVFGGYDSYIAEWLPAALALRDAGLDTVIFDGPGQGTVLDAGTPMTPDWHLPVASADWFLGQGKRVMGAATPAEVFRAWRAYRTDDVSHLVTQDVLLLAGAADHYVPPHMLGDQILTLNAARSLSARVFTEAEHAHNHCQIGNQGLALQVILDWLDQVGGRTAHPAEG